A stretch of the Vigna radiata var. radiata cultivar VC1973A chromosome 7, Vradiata_ver6, whole genome shotgun sequence genome encodes the following:
- the LOC106768628 gene encoding probable inactive purple acid phosphatase 1, with translation MMMLMMSEMWKSRDLFFSFVVLATFQLAVSDGHQPLSIVAIHKTTLALDERAYIKATPNVLGLTGQNTEWITLQYSNPKPTVEDWIGVFSPANFSASTCPAENRGVDPPLLCSAPIKYQYANFSSNSYKTTGKGSLKLQLINQRSDFSFALFTGGLTSPKLVTVSNKVSFVNPNAPVYPRLAQGKTWNEMTVTWTSGYGISEAEPFVEWGPKGGNRVKSPAGTLTFDRNTMCGAPARTVGWRDPGYTHTSFLKELWPNRQYIYKLGHRLFNGTVIWSEEYQFKASPFPGQNSLQRVVIFGDMGKAEADGSNEFNNYQPGSLNTTKQIIKDLKDIDIVFHIGDLCYASGYLSQWDQFTAQIEPIASTVPYMTASGNHERDWPGTGSFYGTMDSGGECGVPSQTMFYVPAENRENFWYSADYGMFRFCIANTELDWRKGSEQYKFIENCLASVDRQKQPWLIFLAHRVLGYSSADFYVAEGSFEEPMGREDLQYLWQKYKVDIAMYGHVHNYERTCPVYQNICTNKEKHSYKGPLNGTIHLVVGGGGASLAEFAPINTRWSIFKDHDFGFVKLTAFDQSNLLLEYKKSSDGQVYDSFRISREYRDILACTVDNCPPTTLAS, from the exons ATGATGATGCTGATGATGAGTGAGATGTGGAAGTCAAGAGATCTATTCTTCTCTTTTGTTGTTCTTGCAACCTTTCAGCTAGCAGTGTCGGATGGGCACCAACCTCTCTCCATAGTTGCCATTCATAAAACAACACTTGCTCTTGATGAACGTGCTTATATCAAAGCCACTCCTAATGTCCTTGGCTTGACG GGACAAAATACAGAATGGATTACGCTGCAATACAGTAATCCGAAACCCACTGTAGAAGATTGGATTGGAGTGTTTTCTCCTGCAAACTTCAG TGCTTCTACATGCCCTGCAGAAAACAGAGGGGTTGATCCCCCACTTCTATGTTCTGCGCCTATAAAG TATCAATATGCAAATTTCTCTAGTAATAGTTACAAGACCACAGGAAAAGGTTCCTTGAAGCTTCAGTTGATTAATCAGAGATCCGACTTCTCATTTGCCCTTTTCACAGGTGGCTTAACAAGT cCAAAGCTCGTTACCGTGTCAAATAAAGTATCATTCGTCAATCCAAATGCACCAGTATATCCCCGATTAGCACAAGGGAAAACATGGAATGAA ATGACTGTAACATGGACAAGTGGATATGGAATCAGCGAAGCTGAACCTTTTGTTGAATGGGGCCCTAAAGGAGGGAACCGTGTGAAATCTCCTGCTGGGACACTGACTTTTGATCGCAACACCATGTGTG GTGCGCCAGCAAGAACTGTTGGATGGCGTGACCCAGGATATACACACACTAGTTTTCTGAAGGAGTTGTGGCCCAACAGACA gtACATATACAAGCTGGGGCATAGACTATTTAATGGTACAGTAATATGGAGTGAAGAATACCAGTTCAAAGCATCTCCTTTTCCAGGTCAAAATTCCTTGCAACGTGTAGTCATATTCGGTGATATGGGAAag GCAGAAGCTGATGGCTCCAATGAATTTAATAATTACCAGCCTGGCTCACTCAACACTACTAAACAGATTATAAAAGACTTAAAAGACATAGATATAGTCTTCCACATTGGTGATTTATGCTATGCGAGTGGATACCTTTCACAGTGGGATCAGTTTACTGCACAAATTGAGCCAATTGCATCAACTGTACCATATATGACGGCAAG TGGCAATCATGAACGTGACTGGCCAGGGACCGGATCATTTTATGGGACCATGGATTCTGGTGGTGAATGTGGTGTACCGTCTCAAACCATGTTTTATGTACCAGCTGAGAACAGGGAAAATTTCTg GTACTCAGCTGACTATGGTATGTTCAGATTCTGCATAGCTAACACAGAACTCGATTGGAGAAAAGGATCAGAACAGTATAAATTCATTGAAAATTGCCTAGCTTCGGTTGATCGACAGAAACAGCCATGGCTGATATTTCTTGCGCATAGGGTACTTGGTTATTCTTCTGCTGACTTCTATGTGGCAGAAGGCTCTTTTGAAGAACCAATGGGAAGGGAGGACCTTCAATATCTCTGGCAAAAGTATAAGGTTGACATAGCAATGTATGGACATGTCCATAACTACGAAAGAACTTGCCCTGTGTATCAG AACATCTGCACTAATAAAGAGAAGCACAGTTACAAGGGCCCCTTGAATGGTACAATACATCTAGTGGTTGGGGGAGGAGGAGCATCCCTTGCTGAATTTGCTCCCATAAACACCAGATGGAGTATATTTAAAGACCATGACTTTGGATTTGTCAAGCTTACAGCATTTGACCAATCAAACCTGTTGCTTGAATACAAGAAAAGCAGTGATGGACAAGTTTATGACTCTTTCAGAATATCGAGGGAGTACAGGGATATATTGGCTTGCACCGTTGATAATTGTCCACCTACAACTCTAGCATCATGA